The Nitrospirota bacterium genome contains the following window.
TCCAGATCTTTTTTATATTCCGTAATCCTGCCAGATAATCTTCATATTCCATGTTTGCCTCAACCCCAAAATCTTTTAACAGGTCCATCATCTTGGATATAGAAACTCCTGCAATCTTTGAAGCCTTCTCAATAGATACCTCTGATTTTTTATACCGTTCTATAGCCAGCATTATTCTTCCCATGTCAACAAGCTCTCTTACAGTATCAGAAACATTCTCTCTCTCTTCTTCTGCAAGAGAGGAAAGAAATCTATAGTCCTCATCATCTATACGAATGCTTAACGTTTTAGTGGTCATATACCTTACCCCTTTCTTCCCTGAAGCTGTTCAGCAGCATCTGTAATTATAGCCTTACTATACCGTCCGAAAGATTGAAGTTTTCTCAATTTGATAAATGCTTCATCACTCTCAATAAGCCCCTTCTCAAAGGCCCTTATCAGGATTGAGATTGAAGTAATAAACTCTAATTTAATAAACTTACATGCCTTAATTGCATTTTTATCATCTGTTGCAATGACGCCGGCCTTTTCCTGCATTGTAAGCCCCAAAGCATCTGCTTCACCTTTTTCTATATTAAAATCTTCCATCAATTTATTTGAGTAATCCTTATCTTTTAGCTTTAATATTTTAATCTTTTTATTCTCAATTAATTGCTTGAATACCGCAGCGTCTGCCTTCTCTACTTCCAATATCTCTGACCTCACCTCCTCAGGAATTAAAACCTGACCAAGATAAGTCGAGATAAATAATTCAATAAGATCAGCTTTAGCAAGGAGTATAAGAGTAGACGCATCAAAAACTATCATGGCTTAATTGTAAGACAATATATGACAAGTGTCAACAATTACCATTTCTGCCTTTTAAGTTTACGGGGGCATTCTATGCAGGCTGTCTTTGGATGCCCTGTTACTTGATGTGATAGGAAAATCCATACGATTAAGAATTCGGTATGGATGTCCCCAGAATTCGAACAAGGGTGACACCTATGGTTACCCTGATGGAGTGCGACGGGACACTTATCCATGTTTGACAACTGTACGGGGCAGGTGCCTTCATTAGTACATATAGCGCCATTCGTGCAAAAAGAACCATGATCGCATGCCTCCTGAGGTTGTTTAATAGTAACCGTTACCGATTTGCTTTGAGGTTGCCCAAGAATATCGATTGCCCGAACTAAAATGTCATAATCGCCTGGGGCAAGTTCCGAATAGTTAAAGGGTAAAATAAAATTGACGACTCCCGACTGACTCTCTGGCTCAACTCCATCTGATGGATTCATATTTATCCTAAATCCATTTAAAAATTGATCGCCCTCATAATTAAATGTTCGACATTTAAGCACTCCTTGTCGCCTGTTCATTGTAGAGTGTATATATGTTATCAAAGCTATACTGCTCCCTCAGGACATTCTCTATCCCCTTTGCATCCTTTACTGCATAGGATAGTTGCTCATCAGGAGAAAGGTTCGGGTACTTATCAATCCCGATAATCACCGCATGCATCTGCCGGTATAACTTCACCTCACGGTTCGTCCCGGTCACATTATCACGGGCAGTAATGCCGATGCCGCGGAGGTCATTTGGTTGGACAGCTAATACAACGCCGGAGTATAGAAGTATTAACAGAAAGGCAATTAATGTTGAGAGCTTATTGTTTAAGTGTAAATGCTTCATTTGGAAATCTCCTTTTTAAATTCCACCATAGCTCACCCTCCCCCTGACCCCCTCCCGTCAAGGGAGGGGGAATAATTATTAGCACTTCCCCTTGAAGGGGAGGGAATATTGGGTATGCCTTATGTACTTCGTGCCGTAGTGTCTTCGTGTGATGTTCACTTGCAATGAACTATTACACACCGGGTTGAAGATTATTTGAAGAAAGAAAATATAATGCAGATTTTAGGGAAAAGAGGCTTGAAAGTCAACAAAAGCTCTTGACAGCATTGAAGCCCGGCATCTAAAGAGGTATGGAGGACATTGGGCGAGACATAAGTTGAGCTTGACTCCAATAACTTAATATCATAAACTCTCAACCATGATGTTTGAAGTGTTGTCTGGGGGATTATAATTTTGAGTAATAATAAGGACAAGCAAGAAGGAATAATTATTAAAATAAATCCGTTCTTATTCCATAGGAAAGAAATTTTAATGGCATATCTGTATGGTTCTTATGCCAAGGGAACTCCTCGTAGTCGTAGTGATATAGATATAGCAATCTACTTAAAACACAGAGTAGATGATAGCCAATATCCTTATGGTTATCGTGCAGAAATTATTACTTCGCTTATTAAGTTATTGGGTACCAACAAGATTGACATGATAATCCTGAATGATGTCCCTGCGTTTCTGAAGTTTCAGGTGATTCGCTATGGGACTCTCATATTCACAAGGTCTGAGGCAAAAAGGATTGAATTTCATGCCAATACAATTGCAAAATATCTTGATATTAAATATCTACTCGCTATTCAGCATGAATTTATGTCAAAGCGGCTGGCAGACGGAACTTACGGTAAAAGATGATAGATACAGAACTTGTAAGAAAGAAACTGATTGAACTGGAAAATTATATTCTTACCCTTCAAGATCTTAAAAGTTATTCCCTGGAAGAGTTACAAAAAAACCGTGCAAAGGCGTGGTCTGTTGAGCATGGGCTTCAGCTTGCAATTCAACTCTTGATAGACACAGGAAATCATATCCTTGCAGTTATTGGCGAGCAAGATATTGAGGATTATGTAGATATTATAGATAAGCTTGGAGAGCGTGGTATCATACCTTCAGATTTTGCCTCTTCCATACGGGGAATGGCCGGCTTTAGAAATATTTTAATCCATGAGTATGCATCAGTAGATATCAGTAAGGTCTAT
Protein-coding sequences here:
- a CDS encoding DUF86 domain-containing protein codes for the protein MIDTELVRKKLIELENYILTLQDLKSYSLEELQKNRAKAWSVEHGLQLAIQLLIDTGNHILAVIGEQDIEDYVDIIDKLGERGIIPSDFASSIRGMAGFRNILIHEYASVDISKVYEVLQNRLDDFKRYAGFIDNYLSKKS
- a CDS encoding caspase family protein; this encodes MKHLHLNNKLSTLIAFLLILLYSGVVLAVQPNDLRGIGITARDNVTGTNREVKLYRQMHAVIIGIDKYPNLSPDEQLSYAVKDAKGIENVLREQYSFDNIYTLYNEQATRSA
- a CDS encoding UPF0175 family protein translates to MTTKTLSIRIDDEDYRFLSSLAEEERENVSDTVRELVDMGRIMLAIERYKKSEVSIEKASKIAGVSISKMMDLLKDFGVEANMEYEDYLAGLRNIKKIWR
- a CDS encoding nucleotidyltransferase domain-containing protein, with product MSNNKDKQEGIIIKINPFLFHRKEILMAYLYGSYAKGTPRSRSDIDIAIYLKHRVDDSQYPYGYRAEIITSLIKLLGTNKIDMIILNDVPAFLKFQVIRYGTLIFTRSEAKRIEFHANTIAKYLDIKYLLAIQHEFMSKRLADGTYGKR